From Cotesia glomerata isolate CgM1 linkage group LG3, MPM_Cglom_v2.3, whole genome shotgun sequence:
acttttgaataaatcaaccgattttcacgcggtcggcagcatttgacgcaattttttcagtttcataaagaatcttcaagtttgaattgataaaactaggaaatatggagtaatttcaaaaaaacacttttttcgattttctttcgttcatgatatctcttgaacgaattgaccaattttgaccggcttgacggcgatcgacgtaattttttgatgctaatagctgattagtttttgaaatcgatcagtgcagccgtttaaaagttattccaaaaaatgtcggagttatgttaaaaaaatacttgtttccaaatattttatcgaggatatctctcgaaccaaacAACCGATTTTTATGttcttggcggcgatcgacgcggtttttttaagttctaaaaattattctatttcatcaaaaacgatccgagaagaaatgacgaagttatgccaaaaaaacacttttttcggttttctttcgttcacgatatctctcgaacgaatcaatcgattttaaccggattagcgacgattggcgtggtttttcaagcttaagagcggattattttttgaagttgatcgataaaggcgtttaaaagttattccaaaaagaccactttcaaaaaaaatttttttcttattttttttgagattttttaaaatttctcaaaatctatcggtccgaaacggttcaaattcacaggaaatctaagtttgagggaactcttttcacacacacacacacacacacacacacacacacacacacacacacacacacacacacacacacacacacacacacacacacacacacatacaggcatagtgacaacattgtgggggtagtcagggaagcttcctatgaccttaaaacgtcgagatctgatgaaaactcgatttttgcaaaacggggtgaaaacaataacttgccgatttttgaaaatcttcgattttcttagcgggaagttaaaaaattttattacgatttttaaaagtacaataattattaaaaatgatgaagataacaagtcaattttttaaaaacagtttttattttaataaacttttttacagCAATACAATagacaaaataattaacaaaagagCGATCAGTAGAAactcaattgaaaatttttcattctatAATTAGGATTTGCACACTTTGCGAGTTTCGCATCGACGCATTTTTTCTCTGGCCAACTGAATAGCATATTATGTGGACAggtatgaataattatatcaaaatCTAAAATACATAAGCAATATTTGTTACAATTTTCTTGGGGAATCAGGTAAATGACGTCTGGCTGCATATTTGCCGGGCACGCACCGATACATTTGGCCTTTCTGACATCGTGCTTTTTTAAGTCAGTTTCGTTCATGCAGTTGTTTAATTCTGGCACAAACTTAGCTCCAGATTGacacttgattattattagaaaGCCATAGTAACACAGACAAAATTTGTCAGCTTCTTTAtgaactaaataatttattgaggcGCCACATTCTCCAAGGCATGAAGATTCTGAAGGGATGATTCTCGTATTGTtgctattatttaaaatataattattattatcattgtgaatattactattattattaatttttttattgcttttaaCAAAAGATGTTTCTCCTTGACAATCAGCCTCTGCGGGATTCATACAGACATGATTTTCCGGGGAAAAATGAAGGTTTGCTGGGCATGACATTTCAATAGGCTGTCCATGATCGCACACACAAAATTTTGTGCATAACTTGTGTGGAATATATGGTACTTGAACGTCAAAGCAATTTCCAATGCAATCTGATGGATCTGCTAAGATTTTTGAGATTGCAATTGATATCATCACCAAAAttactgaaaattattataaatattaacaaatcaatCATAAAGATTTTTCCAAGAAATtcataatgataaattaaataagtaaaataattgattaaacttctttaaatattgcattagttttaatttttatcaagctgtgtatttatttaatcactAGATATTAAAACGTAacagtttataattttgataattttacttacttAAATTACGCATGATACAATTTAGATGTTATACTTTACACggttaaaataattctaacgaTATCTTAAATTTCTTATCTTGCGTTTATATAGACAACTAATCGTCAAAATACTGATAAAATTGTACGgtaccttaaataaattagtggtGAATTCGAATCTTGAAAAACAAAGATATGCCATCAAGTTATTTAACTTATCTAAtcagattaatttttgtttgtataaacgagtatttttttcaaaagatcaaataataaatattcgggctataatttgaaattaaattttatgattaagtatttttcatttaaaaatttttacaaatttaataactttttgatttttatttataattttccgaAATCTAGgcgagtattttttttatttttcacttttccAATTTTTCAGCCTGAAATTCACCGAAAAccgctatttttttttttaaatatcatgtaatttttaaaaaaacaaaaattttcaaattaaaaaaaaatactcgtgtagatttttcagttttctgaacgagtatttttttttctttcatattcataattttttttcatttaaaaaaaaaatttttcgaaaaaaaaaaaacaatttttttaaatttcttaaaaaatcaatctttttgacggaaaaaataaagatttttgaaaaaaaaaaaaaatttttttttcattcagaaaaagaatgaaaatcgaaaaattgctTATAATGGTGATTTTTGCGAAAACAAAGAATTTGAAGTTTCGGGGCactatgaataaaaaaatcgcaGCGCTTTGAATTTTTCAGAGATTTTAGGGGACACTTTAAGGTTGAAAAATTACCGACGATATTTTTCGTTTATCCATTTTATCCAAAGTTATACCAAGTTATCCAAATATCCTTAATTATGCGgatttttgtctttttttcagtcaaagttttcaattaaaaaaaaaattttttcgtcaaaAGCCGTTCATAGTATCTTATAAAGAATATTGTGTAGTTTCCAAAATCCTCCTTGGATTTTTCCTATGCGATCATTATTTCCAGAGTTATTGActatcaaagtcaaaaaggACTTTTTTTGCTTTGATTCGCGATAACTCCGCGGCAAATTATCGTACAGTCTTTTCGATTACGTCAAATTGAATGGCattacatttttcaaaagagtttttcattaaaacaatggaaataaattttttcaagcccgtagacttttttttagacgagaaaaaatttggaaattttttttttttgtagtttccTTAGGATTTCTCCGAACCCAaacttgacaaaaaattttcatggtcGTAAATGTAGAATCTTTTTGATAtaccttaatttttgtgactagtgtatataaatttatattattcaaatgaaaaaagttatgaatgtgaaaaaaaaaaaaaaaaatacttgttcagaaaactgaaaaatctacacgagtattttttattaatttgaaaatttttgtttttttaaaattacaagatattttttttaaaaatagcgGTTTTCGGTGAATTTCAGGCTGAAAAATTggaaaagtgaaaaattaaatattaaatttgtaaaaatttttaaatgaaaaatacttaatcataaaatttaatttcaaattatagctcgaatatttattatttgatcttttgaaaaaaaatactcgtttagaaaattcaaaaatctagatgagtattttttcaaaattaaaaaaaaaatttttttttccaaattacaggtttttttattttaaaaatggcgGGTGTCGGTTAACTTCAGGGtcataaatttaacataagatttcaatcacttttttttaacaataattataatttttagtaaattaacttgaatacttatcattatttattatatttcgtttaaaaaaaattcaaagttaaaaaatagcGCGCTATTAAACTGCGCATGCGTCAGTATTTAAATTTGGCGCTTGCGCAGAATAACAATTCTGAAGACTTGTCGATCAGCCTTGAGGATTGTGTAGAGTACATAGATACATGACTGTGTATTTCCGGCATCCGGCAGACGCCCCGATGATTGTCAGTGTGTGTTGGTAATGGTAAATGTCTAGTACTTGTGTCTAGTGTCACAGACTCATTATTGTcacttataattaaatttaaagccCAGTCTTCTATCTCATACCGTATATTTTGTACCGTCTATTGTGTTGTTACAACAATTGTTTAGTCGACGAAATTTGTTCTCTCATTAACCTGTaagtattttcatttattttatcaaatcaaTTCTCACTAGCCGCTGGCTTTCCAgttgtcatttttttactcttatCACTTGGGAAAATTCTaacagataaattttattttcgattaattatcatgttaataaaaaataaattaattcattttttattttaaacattttaaggTATTGAATAAATcatagaaatataaatataaattatccgATCTATGGTTATGTTGAATGTCTCCTGCTGAGTTGGTATGAGTCATATTTCACATATGACTCCTGACATTTAATgtcattgtttaatttttttttatttttgatacaaTTATTAGTTCTCACCGTTTTtgtttcatcaattaatttttttttcttttttcaattaaataattaaagaagaatTCAAGTAATCAAGGTGTTGGGTGTTAAATATTATCTAATAGACAGATGGtctagacaaaaaaaaatttgtcaattttatcagatagaattaaattaaaaactgagGGAATTACTCATAACATGTTTTATGCCCGAGGCAATTGTTTTACTTTGGCTTCTACAAGTACTAGGTCAGttctttatttatagttaagaATTGATtctaaacaaattttacaattttatttattttttttttttttctttctactACATCTCGGTGAAGTCTATTTACATTGTAAATCATCATTGTTTGTTGTTAAGTATAGCACAGTCTGAGATTACTCTTAAACGGATATACTTTCTAATATATTTAACTAGTTTGTTTTTAATCATCAGTAATCGtgagttactttttttttttttcttaattcgtTATTAATATGTTAcggtattattaatttaatgattttaattagtgaaattttctttggaattacttttataattaattttcatcctccaagaaattacatttttttttttattttctaattaatttaaaaagtcaataaaagtaatttaaatatttaaaattttatattttaatttttttattcataattttgtgaatgtttaaaaataattttaatgatatttaaatttatgctGCTGTCACTTGTCTCTGTCAGTTTCAACCCCTTCGAacgttagaaaaaaattttcatgaaactattaaaataatttagccAACAGCATGAAATAGGaatattagaaaatattaaaactatttttatatttatcattattgataaaaaaaaaaataattataaacaataatctCTGATAAAGAATCTATCAAACCGGAAGCAAGTGTTAAATGAATTCGGGTCTCGTCCACGGAGTATCTGATGGCAGCACTATCCGCAGATGCTGCTCCAAATCGAAACTCCAGAGCATAAAAGTAGTATCCTGCGACTAGGTATTCCGGATGACCCGGCCTAGAGGTTTTTCCACCCCCCGTGGCTTCCCTCAGTGCCAAAAGGAGCATTTACCCCCGGGATCCCATCAAAATTCCATCTCCGTCCCTCCGCGTTGACATTCATCTCGTTATTAATCTTGTTCGGGCTGCTCACGCCAGCGATTCGTCGCCTTTCGGGGCTTTTCCGCGATAAACTCGGAAAAATAGTCAGCTATTTTTCCGATTCCGACATGGAGCTCAGTGCTCCACCCATTCCTCCGAAAAGTCTCATCCGAAATGTGCCAACGCCGTTTTCCTTGACTTTTCCCTTCGTCAATCCGAAATATTAACAcgtagttattatttttgtcgTGCTTTTATCGATTAGTGTCCGATCCAAGTgtctgaaatttcttgtgattcatttttttaacgagGGTGCGACGTATCTCAACATCCGTCAAGAACACAATCAAGACTGATTCTACAAAGTTACCAAAAGTTCAAATTACtttcaagtttatttaaaatatttatcatagcactatttattgaagataaataatcaaaattattattattattatcatcatcattgttcttattaaaattataattgcatagtttatttatagatgtttaaataaatttaaaatttaaaaatgttttcctGCTGTTCATGCAAGAAAAAAAGCAGAAGCAGCAACGGTGAAAGCAGCGAAGAAAGTGGTGATGGTTCTGAAGAAGTCGActcaataaaaatagaattgccgatagataaaaaaaactctaatttaaatgaagaaaGCTCAAATATCGTCAACGAAAATCTAGAGCAATTAAATAGTAATGGCAACGGCAATCATGTTAATCATGAACTGGAACTGGAACCGAAACTGGAACTGGAACTGGAACTGCAGCCagaggaagaagaagaagaggaaGAAGTTTTGGACGTGATTTACGAAGTTATTAAGCCTAAGGTGAAACCTAAAGTTGATGATAAACTAGAAACTGATAAGGAAAGTTCACCAACTAATAAAGTTACTACAGCAGATGCTGAACCGACTGATAATTCCAGTCCAGAACTGGAAACTGGCGATATTGATGTTAATTCCGAAGAGTTTATCAACGAAGTTAAAGAAATTTCCCGTGAAATAATTCGCGATGTCGAGAAACGctctttaattattgtaaatgaAGCTCACCGTGTTTTGATAAACACTAAGGATGTTGACCCTAGTCTTGTTGAAAATGCCAAAGTTGAAGAGGTTAATGGCAATGAAGATAGAGACAAAGATAGAGAAGAAACGGGGGTagataatgaaataaatttattagagaAAAATATAGTAGTTGTTGAtgataatttagaaaataaagttattaaagataatttagaaaaaacaattttagagGATAATGTAGAAGTAAGTAGCGAAATTGAAGAAAATCAATCAGATGTTAGCAATCATGACGATAATTCAATTACTACTGTTAAAGAAATCGAAGTTAATTTAACTGATATTATTAATGAAGATAATATATTAGAAGTTAAGAGTATTAGTGATGAAAATAAggctaaaataaatattaaggaaCCTAACGGAACAACGAATGCTGAAGAAAGTTCTGTAAGTACCGACGAAgttaaatttcaagtagatAAAGTAAATATACATACTCCAGAAATAATAGATCATGTTAGAAAAATTTCGACAGAGTTAATAAACCAAGTTGAAGTTGAGGTGATTGATGAGGTCAAGAAAATATCTTCAGAGATTATTGATCAAGTTGAAGACAACATTACTGATATGATCACGGTTGTTGAAGAAAATTTGTTGGTGGTAAATAGAGAGATTGAGGAAAGTTTGTCGAAAATTAGGAAGCATTCTAAAGATCGATCTGACGTCGAGTTGTCTTTGGGTTGTGAggaagaaaatttgaattttacgTTAGTTAAGTGTGAAGAAGATAAAGAAGACAAGTCTGTcgttgataataataataaagaaaaaatagatgTTGATTTGGATGAAAGTAAAGAAGAAACAGGTGGTGgttattcaattataaatcaagaAATAATTGGTATTTCTTCAATAGAAGGTGaagagaatttaaattttactttgatAAAATGTGAAGAAGATAATTCCAAGCTGGCTTCAAATAAAAGTGAACAAGATAATTTGATAGTTGAGAGTAATGAAATAGAAACTGACGATAAAGCGAAGAATGATAAACAAGAGGAAGCAAAAGGAGTTGAAGGTGGAGGAGAAGACGGAAATGAAGAAGATAATGAAGAAAGTGATTCAACAAGTACTACTGTTTCTATCAAAACAATAGATGATATTAAAACGTGTAAATTGACATTAGATAATATAGTAATGGGACCACCGACTGTTTGTTTATACCAAGCCCCAGGTTACATCGAACGAACAATTGCCGATGGACCTGACGACGAGGGCGACGACTCTGTTTTCGAGAACTCAATAACTACGGAACCAGGTATTTTAAttctgatttttaaaatattgattgagtagatttttttattttgcttgtattatattgtattatttaatttaattaatttattaaaattaatattaatctaaCTGCGTGGAAAATATTTAAGGAAGGAGTGAATTTGACAATTGTGTTGAAAACATTATTGTACAGTTAGTCCGGCTTTGACTAAACCACCATCAGTAGCAGTAGTGCCAGTAGATAAGCCAATAACGCGTTGGCTCTCTGAAGACGACGACACTGATAATCCGGAAGTATGTGGTGGTATGCAAGAACCACCAGCTACGCCAGTTGCCAAGGACGAGCTAGCTTTGAGACGGCACAGGTTTTTCTCTGATTTAATGCACGCTACCAACAATGACAACGAGCACAAAGTCAGATTCGATCCGTTGGGGCCGATGATTCATCCTGGTTAggatatacaaatatataatataattatatttattcattttattgtatactttttagtaatttaagattaagataatattaattattagtaatatttcatgttttgttttttttttttatttttttttctactgtgTGCTTAtatgtttgttattatattagttTATTGTTTTGATAAACAGACCTAtttcgaatttattttttattgttggtAAAAAATCTTTCAAGAAGTAGAATAATTTACAGTGGTCTggttattaaaacaaataataattcaactgttaaatagaatattaatatttctataaatGTAAGTGTATTACGTTATTAAAACGCCTACATTATATTTAACGCTGGTGAATTCATCAACAATATTCGCGGCTTTCTAATTATAAATCCGCATTTATATAGTTATTTTCATCGTGTTTTATACTCGTGACAGTAGTGTGTTGTCTTTCAGTTAACTCTGATTTTCTGGAACCACcggattattatattatattattaataggattatattttttatctcgcTGTGAAAAAGtagttaaagtttttttttttatctatctactttaattaaaaatttataatctttatcttttattttttgaaattataattaattaattgtcaactagtgaataataaaaattaataaagtaacCCCAAAACTCATCGaatcaataaaatagaaaactatttttaaatataaaacggtgacacatttttattatattgcaACGTAGATCTTTTAGTCATCATATTTATGTAATAACATCTCTGAGTTGTAATAATTTCGTAAAATTACTTGCGACAAAGAAgctattttaagaaataataaaatatatatatatatatatatatatatatatatatatatatatatatatatattttcattaaaaataaaatctgttatttaatgttaattaagttaataaatattttttcaggtTACGAGAACGAGCGAGACGAGCATCTAGAACAGCTGGTAACCCGTTTGGAGA
This genomic window contains:
- the LOC123261833 gene encoding uncharacterized protein LOC123261833 isoform X1, with protein sequence MFSCCSCKKKSRSSNGESSEESGDGSEEVDSIKIELPIDKKNSNLNEESSNIVNENLEQLNSNGNGNHVNHELELEPKLELELELQPEEEEEEEEVLDVIYEVIKPKVKPKVDDKLETDKESSPTNKVTTADAEPTDNSSPELETGDIDVNSEEFINEVKEISREIIRDVEKRSLIIVNEAHRVLINTKDVDPSLVENAKVEEVNGNEDRDKDREETGVDNEINLLEKNIVVVDDNLENKVIKDNLEKTILEDNVEVSSEIEENQSDVSNHDDNSITTVKEIEVNLTDIINEDNILEVKSISDENKAKINIKEPNGTTNAEESSVSTDEVKFQVDKVNIHTPEIIDHVRKISTELINQVEVEVIDEVKKISSEIIDQVEDNITDMITVVEENLLVVNREIEESLSKIRKHSKDRSDVELSLGCEEENLNFTLVKCEEDKEDKSVVDNNNKEKIDVDLDESKEETGGGYSIINQEIIGISSIEGEENLNFTLIKCEEDNSKLASNKSEQDNLIVESNEIETDDKAKNDKQEEAKGVEGGGEDGNEEDNEESDSTSTTVSIKTIDDIKTCKLTLDNIVMGPPTVCLYQAPGYIERTIADGPDDEGDDSVFENSITTEPVSPALTKPPSVAVVPVDKPITRWLSEDDDTDNPEVCGGMQEPPATPVAKDELALRRHRFFSDLMHATNNDNEHKVRFDPLGPMIHPGYENERDEHLEQLVTRLENVTKRLESVPSKFFTETQEVAIQTNFSLPKQVENVDVSTGHEFEEDDQEFPDPPDFGEVEVEVDQNSEVDYSVSMSVGGYEDLVAGPFAEYLALSQKIGGDVAAHSKLVSEAFRIQKEFIKTAASRPAPSNQSEQVSLLGPTSSQIQLIQQFRENNRGSQYFNHLSAISESIPALGWVAVTPTPAPYVKEMNDAGQFYTNRVLKDWKEKDKNHVEWCKAWVQTLSELQKYIRQHHTTGLVWSKTGSVSSSAAAAPPPPPGGMPPPPPCMPVGDISASAGGDDRSALFAQINRGEDITKSLKKVTSDMQTHKNSSLRTGPAPFKAPVHNNSSSPMKSVPPANAPIDKPAVFSRDGKKWLVEYHKGNKDLVIENPEMNNVVYMYRCQDSTLIIKGKLNSIVMDSCRKSSIVFDSLVSSIEFVNCQSVQMQVLGKVPTISIDKTDGCQMYLNQQSLDVELITSKSSEMNVMVPKSNGDYTEYPVPEQFKTTINSKGLSTIAVDSLG
- the LOC123260440 gene encoding uncharacterized protein LOC123260440, which encodes MRNLIILVMISIAISKILADPSDCIGNCFDVQVPYIPHKLCTKFCVCDHGQPIEMSCPANLHFSPENHVCMNPAEADCQGETSFVKSNKKINNNSNIHNDNNNYILNNSNNTRIIPSESSCLGECGASINYLVHKEADKFCLCYYGFLIIIKCQSGAKFVPELNNCMNETDLKKHDVRKAKCIGACPANMQPDVIYLIPQENCNKYCLCILDFDIIIHTCPHNMLFSWPEKKCVDAKLAKCANPNYRMKNFQLSFYFTAILAIAAIVITKVSADSSDCIGSCSSSHIPYLPHKLCTKFCMCSQGSPIEVFCPPGLYFSPQQYVCVNPEDAHCQRSLPSIKNSGCLGECPPASADFNQIALLAHEKCDLYCQCTQEGIPLVESCADGLHFNIDYATCLEPELANCASSLS